Within Colius striatus isolate bColStr4 chromosome 5, bColStr4.1.hap1, whole genome shotgun sequence, the genomic segment TGGACAGGAGAACTCCACTTTTCTGGCTGCTAGCAGGGCCTTGGGGGAATGGGCAGAGCTGGTCTGTAGTCAGTGAGTGGTGATGAAGCAGTTAGGTCACTTTTCATCGTCAGCTGGCACATCCATTTCTGACATTATCTGGTTCTCTGGAATGTGTATGGATGGGCTATTGGCTTTCAgtttgcagagagagaaggCTTTACAGCCTCTGTGTAacagctgtatttctttcttccttcacatcagtttttcccttaaaaaacaGAGTACTTGAAACAAACTTGTATATATCCATTCTAAAGCTACCGCTAGGAAATCTTTGTTTCCAGATCAGAAGGCATGGTCGCTATCTAAGCTTGGCTGTTACATCAACAAGTGTGGTCCTCACAGTGCTCTGTAATTCCATCCTTGTCCCAGACTGTCTCTTAAACTCCATATGGTTTGGACTTCAGCACTTGCATgcaaaaacagcaaaagaacagGCTGTAGATCTTCAGAGAGTATTCTCAAACGCAGAGTACGCTGGCAAGCTGCAAATGAGAAGCCATAAGCAATGTCTTCTGAACAATCATATCTGTTACTGGTGCACTAAGAAACCGAGTCAGATTTTCTTCCCTTATTTTGTATTCTGGTAGTCAGCCATTAGCAGCTCTGGAGAAGTGCTCAGAGTTTAGCCTTTCTAGCAGGAGATCAGTGTAGAGCTTTCTTTGGGATCTTCATCTGGACCTGGTGGGGGTGGATTTGccttaatatttaaatatatcttGTGTTGTCCCTAGCAGATAGCAGCCAAACTGAGCAATGTTGTTCTATGTTTAGCCAAGACTACAAAAATGCTAggtaaaataaaaacccaaaagcctTCTAAGTTAACACATTTTCTACCTAAATTTTGCACTAGGGCAACCATAAAATATCAAAAGTAGAAACTAAATTATCTTAGTTAGATCTGCCCATACTAAAATGATAAGATCTAATGGTAACTGATCAGATAAGCTACCCCAGAAATAACAGCATTTTCCCCAAGAGTGGAAGGTGGGGGTTTTAGTCTATGCTGGAAGTATGTTTCCTTTCAGTTAGTGAACACAACCAATGAAAAGAACGTTAACCCAATGCTAAGATGTAGGAGGGATCTAAGGCTAGATGATTTATTTGCAAGTGTTCTAAACTGCATAATGAGAGTTTTCCTGTCTCTCAGCAATGAAAAACTGCTTTGATCCACCTTACCTCTGAGCTCACCTGTCATGTTCCTGTTGCTGTAGCTTtccttttgtcagttaaagatACACATAACTACAAAAATGACCAATTATTATACGCCTTTATGGTCTCCTACAACCAGCAGCCAACTGCTTTAAAATGTTCACTAAAGACATTAAGTCATTTCTTAAAGTTCATCCCTCACCTTCATCATTATGCTTTTTGTATAAGAGGTTTGCTTTCCCAAATTTGCTTTCCCAAATTTAAGCAGCCTAGTTAGGGGCAGCCATTCAGGCAGACTCATCTCTGTAGATGCTGAGTAGGATGACCTGTAATAAAGACAGAAAGCCCGGTGAGTTTGAGAGAGCTGGTTGGTCTTGGAAGAATGCAACTTCATCTTTGTCGACTGTGTAGTATACCCTAGAACTATGGGAGTGATGTGAAGGTGGTGCAGGccctttgaaaaagaaagcaacctACGCCAGAGTGTAAGCTGAGTCTGTGTCTTGTAGGTGACCCTGTAGGCAAGCCCTTGTTTAATGAGTTCCACCAATTTCTCTTGAAATGCCCCCTacctcctttattttttcactctgtttagtaggtttggggtttttaaaaagtgtttaatTTGTAAGAGGCAGTGATGGGTACTTATATGTTTTATATAAATAGGCAAACAATTATTGGAGTCTCCATGagtggaaggaggaaaagggacaCTCTCTTCCTCCTTTGATCCTGTGCTTATCAAGTGGCAGGAtgataatttaattaaaaagacaGTGGGGAAATAGATAAACTGTTGCTCAAATTAGAAGTGGAGAAAGACAGCAAAGCAGGAGGACCATAGAGGAAATACAAATGCCTccccttttgcttttgtttcaccTGTTTGAAAGTAGTTTTATGCTTATGTGTATATTTGTTTTCTGGTGTTGGGTGATTTGCAGGCACAAAACCAACCATGAAACAAAGGATGACAAACAGTTTATGCTTTAGGGACTTTATCCTGACCTCCTCTTTGTCCATGTTGTAGGGACTTTTGGTGGGGTCTTTTGTTTGCTTGAACTAAACAGCATGTTAAGATGAGAAGCTAATTCTAGGAACTAACAGAGTAGTactgattttttaaatgcttttttaaagtttgtttcTTGCACAGAACATCCTGTAACTGGCTACCTGCATCCCTGTACCCATCCATCTAAAAACCCCTGTCTCACTTCTTTAGCCCAGTGACCAATTTTATTAGCATCCTCTGGAACTAccaaaaaagattaattttaaatggTTCTGTGTCTTCTTTGTATGCTCCACTAAGTTGCTCCTTGCTAACAGTTGTCAGCACCTGCAGTTGAGCTTTTGGAATCTCTTCTTTTTGAAAAGTCCACAGGAATAGGACTCTTGTGTCTTTATTCCAGGTTGGTAACAGCAGTATAGCGTGGTCACTCGGTTACATGTTAAGCCTCACCAACATGATACCAGCAGAAGGCAAGTTGATCCAATTACCTCTGAAACCTTCTCTGTTCACTGGACTCCTCATCTTCCTCTCAGCCATGGCCTTGCTGTGTCTTCTCTTCCTTGTTTACTTGTGTGTTGTGTCACGTACTCGGAAGAACATCAGTCGTGTGGAGTGTGTATTTATTCCAGAGTGAATGAACTTACTGAAGACAAAACAAGAATTTTACAGTGCTATTAAGCAGGACTtgatttttgaaaaatgaagGGTGAAATAAAGACAGGACCAGAAACTTAAACAGAGAAGTGGAACAAAGGAATCTGTGATATGGTGAATGGGAGTGGTTTTGAGATATttttgcaaatatatatatgtaaaactAGTCCAATGAAAACATCACTTTGCTTGAGAAGAGGTTAGTAACCTTTTTCTGCCAGGTGTGtattattttttgttcattAACTCCGCACTGACTGCTAAACTCAGGTGGTGATGGATTTGATCATGGCGGCAATGGTTTAAGATAAAATCAAACAAGTTTGTAGGATTACAGTGGGGTGGGAATACATGGTAGCTGTTCTTATGTGCAGTGCTAACACTAAAAGCTCACAGTCTGATTTCTGAACCTGGAAGCAGCCCTGGGTAGTGACAGCAACTGAAAGCCAACAGCTGGGATagaattgtttttcttgctcTTCCAAACTGATCAATCCCCACCACATAAAGTTGTAGTAAGATGCCAACACCTCTCAGGACTTCCAAGCCTGCCTTAAAACTGAGTTATATCTTACAGTATCATGGAGATTTCAGAATGCCTCAGCTACTGGACAAGAGACTTGAAGATGGAACAAAATGCTTTCATGCTGTAGTAACAAAACCTAAATTTAAATGTCTCATAGTTACCCTCAGAAGGCACTAAAGTTTTCAGTGTCCTTTTTTCTAACTTTCACAGAGATCATTTTTGTAGGTTCTCACACTGAAACACTGACCTGTATTCCTCACACGTTGTGGATCTCAGTCACAGTCAGTACTGACTTGTCACGTACATATTTCAACTGTCCAGACAGTCTTAGGCTGAGACCTTCTGAAGCATCTAAGCCCTTCATTCAAGGCCAAAAGAGGAGCCAGTCTGCAGGCCAGCAGAACACCCTTTCTGTACTGGGTTTGGGAACacgctgctggagctgcagtcATGGCAGTAGTGCCACCATCAGTCTTTGCACTGTCCTGCCCTTGCATTccttcagcagcactgggaTCTCCCTGGCAGATGCCGTGGAGAAGCACATGAACTCCAGAGCTTTCCCAGaactgctgctgccttcatGCCCCAAAGAGCTGACTTCCTTGAAAGCCCAGGCATTCTTCACCACCTCTCTTATTCCCTTAAATCATAAGGCTACAATTTTACCCACTGCTCAAGAAGTTTTTCATGGTCAGTGTGCCTGTTACCTGTCTTTTGTATAGCTTTGATCTTCTTCAGCTGACTTCTGAAATAACGCTTGAAAAGCCTCCTGCTACATCATCTGCTACTTCTTCCCTTAGcaccttgtttctgttaattCCTCTTAATGTTGCTGATACTGTTGAAAtgttgtgattctgtggttaaGATGAGGAAACGCAAGTTCTACTTATGTGGAACAGAAGGAACCCTCACATAGTAGGGTTGTCACTACTGACATTTGAGTATCTGCCGTGAAACAGGCAAAGGTCATTAAAAAGATGAAGGTTTTAGCTAActtcccttctttcctcttAAGTGGTACTGGAGAGCAGTAATGTTATAtcaaatgaagaaaaggaaagggactTTTTCCAAATCACTGCAGAATGGAAGGATCTGAAAGCCATCACCCTCTACTGACTTGCCCTAGAACATGTTGTTTGAAAGTAACTGGTGTCATATATGTTTTAATATATCACTGTTGCAAGGCACAGGAAAAGAATATTGGCGTGATGTTATTCTGGGTGGACTGTCAAAAATCCCTGATGGGCTTAAATGCTCATTAAGGTTTTAACAACCCATTCCCTTGGCACTTGCATGAAACATCTGCACCGCTTAAAATCGCTGAAGTGTATTTTTTACTTGCCGTCTTTTATTACGAATGCAAAACTGTTCCAACAATAAACACTGTGCTTCAGGCAGCTCAGGAGGGTGTTTGATTCCACCGCTGACAGGAGACCCTGAAGAATGCAGGTCAGGCTTGTGTtgcagcagcactctgcagtgTGTTTTGTTTACACTTTGCTACTCTCAAAGCTCCTCAGAGCAGATACTTTGGCTGATGTTTATGCAAGTGAACATATCCTGCCAAATGTGATCTGCAGGTGTGTCAGTGTCCCGATGCGTGTCCATCAAAGCCAGCCTGGTGAGCTGAcacccagagctctgctgctgtgccctgaTGCTCTCCAGGGCCCCATGCCCCGTgggacagctctgcagctctgctccaggtTGGAAAGGTCCATCCTGTATGCACGGCAGAGCTCGCCCTGTGGTGTCACTCTAGGACATGCATTGCTACAGCAAAGCCTTCTGCAGGCATGGTGGGAAGTGACTCACCACATTCCATGCCTCTGTCCTGCCCTGAGTGCCATGCACAGACAAGTAAATGCTCCTTTTGTTTTAAGACCAACTTTTCACCATCAGGTGGCATCACCTAAGAAGCTGAATTATAATGCCAGTTTTGCCTGGAATGTGTACTAGTCCTGCCTCGTCCCCAAGCTCGTGGTGTGTTTGTTCTGCTGCAGCTAGAGCACTGCCCATTGTGTTGCCAAGTGGCCCTTTGATAAGCGTCCAGTTCTGCAATGGGATATGAAAAGTCATGATGTATATTTTACTCATTCCCCCAcaaagatcacagaatggtgggggttggaagggatctctaaaggtcatccagtccaacatcctgctaaagcaggtttgcCTTCAtaaggttgcacaggaacatgtccaggtaggttttgaaaacctccagagaaggagactgcacatcttccctgggcagcctgtgccagggctccctcaccccatcaggaaagaagtttttccttgtgtttaaacagaactttctgtgttccagcttttgtccattaccccttgttctgtcactggacactacagaaaaaagtgctgccccttCCTCTTGAAATGCatgttttaaatacttctaagtgttgatatgtggacctgcttctgcagggggactggactgggtcatctctaaaggtcccttgcaaccctaccattctgtgattctgagattcccccctcagtctcctccagactgaacagccccagttcccacaacctttcctcataaggaagtagctccagtcccctgatcatcttggtggccctgtgctggactctctccagcacttccctgtccctcttgagctgaggagcccagaactggacacaggactccagatgaggcctcaccagggcagagtagagggggagcagaacctccctcagcctgctggccacactcttcttgatgcatcccaggatgccattggccttcttggccacaagacCCCAAACCGATCTTCTGAACGAAAGGATAAAGGGGACAAAAAGATATTGTAACACGTATCTCAGAGCGCGTTGCTTGAGCTCAGCCGACTCCGTCCCGAGCTCGCCAGCCCAGCAGCTTTGCCGCAGGACGCGCTATGCTGTGCAGTCCCGTGTGACGGGCGCCAGAGCCAAAGCCGCGGGGAGGCGCCGGGGCTGCGGGCCGAGGCCGTGCCGGGCTCGGGCGGAGCGGCGGGTGCGGACGCGCGGGACGGGGCCGGCTGACGGCAGCGCGCGTGCTCGCGCCGGAcagccccgccccgccccgcgccgcgcgtGCGCCGGGGACGCGCAGAGGCGCGCGGCAgccgcgggggcgggcgggaCAGGGGCTCCCGCGCACGCGCAGGGGCGGCCCGGGCCGATTTCCGGCCGCCGGCGGCGCGGCCCCTTCCTTTCTGCTCGCGGGCGGCCATCATGGTACGTGCGGCCGGGTGCCGGGGCCGCTGCGGCGCGGCGCCCCGGCCGCCTCCCGCGCCTCACCGCCCTCCCGCCGCGGCCGGGCGGCCGCGCTGGGGCGGCCGGGCGCCGAGGCGAAGGCGGCGGCCACCTGCCGTGTGccgggctggggccggggctgcggccgggccgggccccgcgTGTTGCGGCCTGGCGGGCGAGCGGGCGCGGGTCGGAGTGGGAGTCGGGGTTGGGAGGGCTTCACCCGGAGGCAGCACCGGGCACGGTGGGAGCCCCCAGCTCCGGGCTCGGCTCTGCCGCCCGTGGGGATCGCTGCCTCTGCCCGGCGCCTCTTTCGCCGCCTGCCCGCGGCCTCCGCCGGCAGAGTGCAGGGAGGAGCGTCACCGCGGGCCCTCTGCTCTAGCGAAGCGGGGTTTGGCCAGTTCATAGGTATGTCATACGTGCAAGCTGGCATAGGGTCATTTTGTCCCATTGGATAGCTCTACCTTCTCCCAttgaggaggggaggaggtgaagatatcgggagcagtgagctgagcctgggaagaaaggggagagggagatcttaaagtgctggtggTAATTTTCTTAGCATCCTACTCcatttttgcttctgttctgcttcttggaggcagtagaataaactaCTCTTACGTTTctctctgagtactggagtctcttttgcccagaaccataattgacagcgagccctccctgcccttgtctcaatccacaacaaccttgcttttTACCTCCCGTCTCACTGCGGCCTCTGCCACTGTAACCCATTCATGAACCTCATGCGGTTCAAAAGCTTGGGAAGCGATTTTAAAGGCTCTGGGAGCCTCAGACTGAGCAATGGCCTTAGGTATGTTTTTCCCTAACTCCTGCTGATTCTTTCTGCTCCCAGGTGTTCAAACGCTTCGTCGAGATTGGCAGAGTTGCCTTCATTTCCTTCGGGCCACATGCTGGCAAGCTGGTGGCCATTGTCGATGTTATTGACCAAAACAGGGTAAGCTCTGAGTGCTGTACCTTTATTTTTCCACCttaacagaagaaaggaaattctCTGTGAGtagatttttcaaagaaataagcAGTTGACAGAAAGATGACATTTAACACCTGTTGTTGAATTTGGAACTTTCAGTAGTGAGCCTTTTTTGCTGGCAAGTGATAGATTTGCCTCTGTGCTCTGTTTCCTAGGAGGAGAAGTGGGTAAGTGACATCAGTTGGAGTCTAAAACTTATGAATGCAGTGGCATTAATgttgacctgatgtaggtgaccctACTTCTGCATGGGagttgaactcaatgatctctaaaggtcccttgccacccctaccactctgtgattctatgtctaaagcaaatatttgggCTAAGGGACTCGTTTTGTTTAATGTTCCTGAAAAaggttgaagaaaaaaacatgaagtaTGTCATCTTAGTTTTGGGTGCTTTTGTTAGTCACTTTGGTTTCTTCTAAAGACAGAGCTGGAACTTTACAATTCTTTCTGTAAAGCTTCGGTTAGATATGCCAGACTTAATATTGTCTTGGGTTTTGTCTGTGTAACATTCAGTTCAATTTTTGTTGTCAAGATCTTGTTCATACATGATGAGGAAGTATGATAGGAAAACTACTACAAAACCCctgtatttgttctttttcaggCACTAGTGGATGGCCCCTGCAGTGGTGTCAGAAGGCAGGCCATGCCCTTCAAGTGCATGCAGCTGACTGACTTTGTTCTCAAGTTCCCACACAGGTGAGTTGTAGACATTTTTTTTACCTGTATAAGAAACCATGCTGTCACTTGATGGCTGAATTATGTGATCTGATGCTTGCTAAATCTACAAAGTTCATCCAGCATTGTCAGTGGATTAACACACGTGCAAAGTGAAAATTTGTCAGACTGTCTCTATTGGTACAATGAAGTTTTCATTGCCAGTATTGGCTGCTGACTGCTGTTCAGGAGCAAAGGCAGTAGCATGCTGGCCTAGGCAACTTAAGGATGGGGTAGAAGGTGTAGGGGGAAGCAGTTGCAGTAAATGGTGtgcagctttgcttttgctACCATGAAGATCCCCCTCAGACACAAAATATATTCACTGCAGAACAACACTGGAGTTGTAGGAGGCTGATCTCAATCTGTTCTTTTTAGTTGCTGTGTGAGTTGCTGTAATGTAGAAGCAAAAACTACCTTTCTGATTCTGAAGCAATGTTAGGAATACACTCATCTGTCAGTCCTAGCAAGGCATTTATAGAGCATGTTAATTAGGCCACAGAGATGTGTGTGGTGTTGACCTGAAGTAACACAGAGGGGTGATCTTCCCTTGTATGAACTTCATGGGCTGACATTAAAGACAACTTGTTGCTTATAAAATAGGCTGGGAATATTAACTCTGTGCTTGTTCTTGTAATGCCAGTGCTCGTCAGAAGTGTGTGAGACTCGCctgggagaaggaaaacataaaTGAGAAGTGGGCAGCGACAAGGTGGGCGAAGAAGATTGAAGCCCGAGAGAAGGTAATGGTTGTACTGCTGCTTAGTAAAACAAGGTGCAGTCTAATAAACTGTATATGTTTTCAGCTGAGATTAAAGATAGACAAGGCATAGGTTTTTAAACGTTGCTGCCTGTCACCTTCAGCTTCTTGTGCCTTTAGCAGTAAATATGGTTCAGTTATTTCTGTCATCGCCTGTGGGAGCCTTGCACCATCACTTCCCAGTCAAGGCCTTAAACAGTGAACTagttgctgatgggaagtggggaaTTAATTCCTCGTTCTGCTTTGCTCATGTGCAAGGCTTTTGCTTTGCCTGTTAAACAGTCTTTATCTGAAGCCATGAGGTTTTTCACTATTCTCCCagttctctcccccatcccaccagcGGGGAGCAAGtggctctgtggggctgagctgctggctggggttaaaccagaACAGCAGCTAAACATAATCTGGAGATGACAGGAGTTAATTGTGCAATGCTTTGAAACGTTTGAGTTGTATTACTTGCATGTGTATATACCAGAGCTTCATGATTGAttcttttcaaacagaaagcCAAAATGACTGACTTTGATCGCTACAAGGTTATGAAAGCAAAGAAGATGGTAAGTGTTTGAGTGTCACTTCTTTCTGGGGATAATCCTTGTAGCTGTCACTTCTAGGTCTCATGCAGTTGTTAGTAGCCTTTTATACCTGGCTTGGGTTATAGACTTGACATGAGGTGTCATGAATTTTTCCTATTGCTTTGGCTACCACTTCAGTACTTGATTAGATTTGAACCCACCTGATGTCTGTGTCAGTCCTCCACGTTGCAGCTGAGGAAGGAATTAGCTGCTGATGAAATCACACACTTGGTGGATTGCTGTTAGTATTTCATGTTGTAATTAAGTCATTACACAGGAGATCCTGGAGTGCCCAGGTTGCCAGCCAGAATGATGTTGCACACTTGGTAGATCAGATTTCAGTGCAGTTTATAACTTTGAATGTAATAGGTGGTAAATCTTTTGACTGTGTAATATAAATATAATAGGTTAGCAAAGGGCTACGATGAAAAGGGACAGAATCTGAAAGCTTGGAATTGAAATTCAGGCATattggagctgctgctgctttcattcTAATGAATAGAAAACGTATGCCTTGTTTTACAGAGGAACAGAATCATCAAGCATGAAATGAAGAAGCTGGAGAAGATGGCTTCTAAAAAAGGCAAGAAGCCCAAGCTGGAGAAGGCGCCCAAGTCGGAGAAGGCACCGAAAGCAGAGAAGGCGCCAAAGCCAGAAAAGGCACAGAaggcacagaaataaaatgaacttCTGCTTATGTATGACTTTGTGTCCTTCTTCTGATTCTTTACAGTTAACAAATGATTAAACATGTGATTTGAATTGTAATCGTAAGCTCACTTTTGCTTCTAACCAAAAACTGTTGTGTGTCATTTACTGATGTGTTGGGTTCTGGCGTATCCCAGGAACAGGCAGAGCTGTTCTTGTCACGTTCTGTGACCATACAGACTGTGCTCAGTACTCACTGCCAGCTGAAATGTTTGCATACCCAGTTAATTGAAGTAGGTTGGATCCTGGATTTTAAAGCAATCTGCTGTTGAAATGGTTGGGAATGTGCAAGTAATTTTGTTCAGTCTTGAGTGTGACAGTGGAGAAATAATTACACTAATTTTGCTGAGTAAGTTAAGGTATAAACTGAAAGTAGGTGTTCTGGTTAGAACCTAAATCTGCCAGTGTTTGAAAGACTGACACATGGTGATTTAAattctttaaattatttgatATTTTCTAAAAAACTTCCACCATTTTTTAGTAATGACCTGGAACACTTCAGGTATCTTAACATCTGGAACACTTCTGTTGTAGTGCCATGGCTGCCCTGTAAGTGCAATCAtggtaatcacagaatctcaagggctggaagggacctcaaaagatcatctagtccaagccccctgccagagcaggaccacctggagtaggtcacacaggaacttgtccaggtgggttttgaatgtctccagaggagactccacaagccatcTGGAAAGTGACATAGTAACAAGATGAAAGTGGCTGACTTGTGTTTAAGCATACTTGTTTCTCAGAATGTTTAAAGTTGGGAGTTTGTCAAGATCTGAGCCTAAATGACAGATACTTAACTACGTGGCATATGATTCCTGCATTTTAATCAAGGCATTAAGTAAAAGGGGACATGACCTAAAAATTGATTCATTTGAAACACTCATATTGTTTTAGTCTTTGCACTATAAAGTAACGCTTACACATCTCCATGTCAGCATCCAGCTccctttgtgttttgtttcctccTGTGTAGGTTGTTGGCAGGGGAGGTAGCTTCATACTGAATGGTAAGTTGAAGCCTGAGATCTTTAGTAACagaagcaaataatttttaGTCAAATATAAAATGGAAGAGGgagaatgtgttttaaaagaattaaggTTGTAAGAGCTTCAGCTATATTGTCTCACCTATATACCCATGAATTGTGAGATGGCTTTTACACAAATGTGTGCTTTTAAGGAGTTAAGTGGCTAGTGTTGCTTATTTCACACAAAGTTAGCCATCTGGCACCTTAAAACCATACAATGTTTTCTTGAGCTGTTCATGAACAAGGAAACAAAGAGTTCAAGCACATGGTTGATATGACCAGGAGTAACGACTAAGGAAAAAATACCAGAAATGATGCAAATTGGGATTAAAACTCATGTTCAGGCATCGAGATCTTGATTTTAAATTGGATTTTAAAGTGATTAAGTCCACCTACTCTGAAAGTTGAGAGTAACTTGAAAGGTGTATCAACCTGGAGGCTCTTTAAGGCAAAAGATTTCTTCCTGAGGTACGTTGGGGGTTTTTAATATCCTACTGTTAAGCTCAGTTATGTAAGACTGGAGAAAAATTGCCTGTAGAGAAAGCAGATGTGCCTTCAGTCTTAATGAGCTCACAAATGCTTTTTCTACATAatttgctcattttttaaaGGTACTTTCTTCCAAAGAGTGACTTTGGCTGTGACTGCAGCAATTTATGTGGTGTCACACAGCTTACTGAGGGACGTGAAGTGTGCTGGGACTTGCCTGGCAGCTGGTGACTTCCCAAACAGGAACCTGCCAAGGGTATGAGGCTGCTGGCTGTGGGCTGGTTGTGTCTGCCCTGGCACTGCACCATGGAGAGAGAACCTTACGTGCCTTGGAAGAAGATTTAGTTCTGTAATCTGTGTCTGCCACCGAGGGCGTCTGTGACAATACTGGGGTTTCACACcttggaggaaaggagggaagaagtCTGCTTAGAAGATACCAGTGTTTGGTAGCTGTGGTGTGTTTCTGACAGCACGTTCCAGGTTAGCAGCAGCTGGTGCTCCTTTTACCAACCCGGGGAACCTCTCTGAAACCTGCAGCTCTGTGGCACTGGACATCCACCTTCCTACCAAACCGTGAGCATTGTGCCCCCTGTGCTGGCTTGTCCTTTTTTCCTGGCTATGGAGTTACAGCCAAGtgcagttttgtttctgaaggtTACCACACGATGGCAACATTAGCTCTTCACAAGGCTTTTCCTGAGGCTTTCCCAAACCAGgcaactgctgcctttccctgccAGGAACTGCCTAACAAAGTGGATGGCACAATGACTAGAGAGTAATCAACGTGCTCATACAGTTCTTTATTTGCCCTTTATAATTGGCTAAGATCTATTTTTTGTGGACTCTGGAT encodes:
- the RPL14 gene encoding large ribosomal subunit protein eL14 — its product is MVFKRFVEIGRVAFISFGPHAGKLVAIVDVIDQNRALVDGPCSGVRRQAMPFKCMQLTDFVLKFPHSARQKCVRLAWEKENINEKWAATRWAKKIEAREKKAKMTDFDRYKVMKAKKMRNRIIKHEMKKLEKMASKKGKKPKLEKAPKSEKAPKAEKAPKPEKAQKAQK